In Humulus lupulus chromosome 6, drHumLupu1.1, whole genome shotgun sequence, a single genomic region encodes these proteins:
- the LOC133783846 gene encoding uncharacterized protein LOC133783846: MLVPWNHGEHWMLLILAPYAYHVYCCDPVNSELNNREEIVSVIVSAFNLFFSMNLPDVEIPDTLRIKQPQCPHQPDNVACGYYLMRMLKDLIEHASPGHYLRTLTSTSYTEAQIDELRQECATYMLPIIQSYRPR, from the exons atgcttgtcccttggaaccatgg tgaacattggatgttgcttattttggcaccatatgcatatcatgtttattgttgtgatccggtgaattcagagctaaataaccgtgaggagattgtatcagtgatcgtcagcgctttcaatctttttttctctatgaatcttcctgatgtcgagatccctgatactctacgcattaagcaacctcag tgtccacaccaaccggacaatgtggcatgtggatactacttaatgaggatgttgaaggatttgattgaacatgcgagtcctgggcattacttgagaacg ctaacaagcacatcatatacagaggcacaaattgatgagttgcgacaagaatgtgcgacatatatgttgccgataatccaaagttaccgacctcgttga